The Rhodobacter sp. 24-YEA-8 DNA segment TCTTGCTCCGGCACGGCAAGCGGCCGGCAAATAAAAATTCCGCAAATCAGTAGCTTGACGCGTCATAGATCGGCGCAAGGCTGCCGGCCCAGTCGCCATGATACAGTTCGAGCCAGCGATCGGCCTGGACCTTTCCGGCCTTGACCGAGGTGACCAGCGGCGCAAGCCAGATCTCTTCGCCATGACCGCGCTCTGCCAGGCCGGTATGGGCAAGCGAAAGCGCCGCATGGGCCAGATCGGCCAGCTTCACCCCATTCGCCTCGCCCTGCAGTGCTGAAACCGAAGCCGCGACGCGCAGCCCCTCGCGGGTCTCGCTGTCGATATTGCGGACCAGTTCCCATGCGGCGTCCAGCGCGGCATCATCATAGGTCAGCCCGGTCCAGAAGGCCGGCAGCGCGATCAGATGCGCGCGGTCGCCGCAATCCGCGCCGCGCATCTCGATATATTTCTTGACCCGCGCCTCGGGGAAAACCGTGGTCAGATGGTCGGCCCAGTCGGACAAAGTCGGCTTCTCGCCCGGCAGAGCCGGAAGCTTGCCATCGAGGAAATCGCGGAAGCTCTGCCCGAGCGCATCGATATATTTGCCGTCGCGATAGACGAAATACATCGGCACATCGAGCACCCAGTCCACATAGGCCTGAAAGCCCATGCCTTCGTCGAAGGCGAAAGGCAGCATCCCGGTGCGGCTGTCATCAAGGCCACGCCAGATCCTGGAGCGCCAGGACTTATGGCCGTTCAGCTTGCCGTCAAAAAACGGGGATGATGCGAACAGG contains these protein-coding regions:
- a CDS encoding glutamate--cysteine ligase, yielding MSIPQSGGGPIESLDQLAALLESGCKPKEDWRIGTEHEKFGWLTDTRQPLPYDGSRSISAIFAGLEARFGWEPVLEGENVIGLTRNGANISLEPGGQFELSGAPVLTINETAAELDNHLAEVAAVTEGMGVRFMGIGAAPEWSHDQMPVMPKGRYRLMTDYMGRVGTHGTQMMYRTSTVQVNLDYASEADMVKKLRVALALQPVATALFASSPFFDGKLNGHKSWRSRIWRGLDDSRTGMLPFAFDEGMGFQAYVDWVLDVPMYFVYRDGKYIDALGQSFRDFLDGKLPALPGEKPTLSDWADHLTTVFPEARVKKYIEMRGADCGDRAHLIALPAFWTGLTYDDAALDAAWELVRNIDSETREGLRVAASVSALQGEANGVKLADLAHAALSLAHTGLAERGHGEEIWLAPLVTSVKAGKVQADRWLELYHGDWAGSLAPIYDASSY